GATAAAATACCTTTATAGCCGCCCTTCATGCCAAAAATATCCTTTTCTGTGTCACGGCCACCCTGCACGGTCATCTGGTGCAGCGTGGCTTTAACGGCGTCAAATATCCGGGTAAGCTCCTCCCCTGTCAGGGCTTCCAGCTTTGTTCTGGGATTAACCCGGGCGTTAAAAAGAATATCCTGCAAACAGCCGTTGCCCAGCCCTGGAATCCGCTGTTCGGTCGCCAAAAGGGCCTTGGCGCTGGTATTAGGCTTAGCCGCCGACACAATACCGTCAAACCACTTCCGGTCAAATTCTCCGCTCAGGGGCGATGGCTTCTCTCTGGCGACCTGGTGATAATAGTTGTCATTTTCTCCCTCGGTATAAGCCCAGATCGCCCCGTACATGGCCACTGAAAAGGCCAGCATGCTTTCATCCTCAAAGGTCAGCAGCAGCTGGTGCTTTTTAGGCGGCTTTTCCTTTGCCTCCAGATAGCGTATATTGACGCCGTCGCCCAGCAAAAGCCGCTTATCCCCCAATACGAGCTCGACATAACCGCCGTAGGCTTCGGCCCTGTCTGCTTTCATCCCCGCCAACAGGTCGCGGCAGTCCTCGGGCTCTCCGTTAAAAAAGGCAAATTTATGCGGTGACGCGCCCGCGACCACCTGCTCTATCTGTTTTCCTCTAATGATCTCGTCCAATTGTCCGGCTATGGTATAGCTTTCTGGTAATTCCAGCATATCGCACCTCCTCTTTTTGGGTATTATACCCTATAAATACTGACAGGTTTTGTCATATTTTATTTTTTACTGATAAAACCACCCGCGCAAAAGAGCCAGAGCGTAAAGTCAATGAACCGCAACCGGATATCCCTTTCAATATCCCCAAAAATCGGAAAGCTCTGCCATGATTTCCGCGGTGGGCTTTAAGGTCGCTTCGATAATGGAGACTCCGGTTTTTTTAAGATAATGGCGAACCATGTGATAGCCGCAGGCATAGCCTGCGCAGTAGGGCATTCCCACCGGAAAGGAATGCTGTATTTCCGCAATCTCGTCACCATAAAGCCAGGGTGTAATGCCGTCAAAGCCTGTTACATCCAAGGCTTTGATAATCTTTGGCTTAATGATTTCTTCCAGAACTGCCGGGTCTGTCTTCGTCACCCACGGGCCTATGGTTTCCTCACCGTAGAGGGCGGCGGCAAAATTTTCGGCCAGTCCCTCGCTTACCATCATCTCGGCCAGAGTGATGTCCGGACGCCATTTCTGAAACTGGAAGCGGACATTGTGATTGCACTCGTGAGCCAGGGCTGCCGGCATTCTGGAAACCGTGGTTTCATCCGGTGCCAGCATCCCCAGAATATAGCCCGGTATACCGCCGTCTCCACAATATCCCTCGCTCAGCTGTGTAAAGGGGTTATCCGGATTTGCCAGAAGAAGGGTGAAAAAGTATTCCTGAACTGGCAGCTCGATACCGGCCTTTACAAAACAGTCCAATGATCTTTTAACAGCGGCCTCGCTGGCGGACCAGAGACTTTTTTCTTTAAGCCAGCGAACCGCCGCTTTCTGGCTGTGGTCCACCTTCTCCGGTGGAAAAACCCCCATCATCTCGGAGGCCATTACCACATCGTATCCACCTTTCCGGGCCGCCCGGATCGGAACATTAATACAGGCCCATTTGTATTCAAAGGGCTTCATCATCTCATAGCGGTAGAGGTCGTTTCGCTTTTCCACTGGGGCGTTCATCATTTTTTCATAAATTTCACCGGAATATACGGCATTAATTTTCATAAACATTCATCTCCTTTTGTGTCTTAACCACAGTTTAAGGGATGACGCCGCGTAAAGGTCAAGCTTTATTTAAAGGCCTGAGGACATTTTTTCATTAAAAAGCTTTTAAAATCAATGGCGCTGCCCATTGTAAAGCCGCTCTTGTCGAGAATATGCATCTTTTCGTCGGCCACGATCACAAAGGTATGGGGCGTCTCATAGATTTTTTGAACCTGTTTATAAAAAACAGGACGTTCCGCCTCAGCGGTTTGCCAGAGCATTTTATCCTTTGTGATGGTCCATTTAAAACCGCCGGCCGGAAAAATAGCCTTCTGCTCATTATAGGCTTTCTCCGCTGAAAAACGGTAGCCCTGAAAATAGACAAATACCAGCAGCGCACCCATCACAATAAAGATAACGCCGGCCGGCCAGGAGGTGTTCGACAGATAATAATAGGCGCAGACAAAACAAAAAGCGGCCATGAGCAGATAGAACCACCGCTTTTTTAACGCGTTTTTCTGGTACCATTTACCCTGGGCTTCCAGATAAATTTTTTTGCTGTAAATGGTGGTGTTTTCAAATAATGTTTTCATTTTGTTTCCTTTTGATTTTTTGATAATGGCTTTATTATACACCAAGTGCGCCGGAAATGGTAAATTTAATTTTTGTCTGGGCATTCCGTCCTAAATTCGTTATAATGGGTATAAGTTTTACATCATTACGATCAGAAAGGAAAGCTTATGGATAACAATCATACCATCAATCTGAACTCTGAATATTCAGCGGGTTTTCAGATTGAACTCCTGGATTTAGATATGGACCGGCTGGAGGACCCGATTCTGGTGATCGGCTCCGGCGCTGCCGGCAACCTCGTTTTCTTCTTAAACGCGCAGGGCCACCGCGCCTGCGGCATTGACCCCAGCGCGGAGAATACAGACGTTACACGCGCGTCGGATTTTTTACATGTGGATTACGGTAAGGACTACTGGGGCAGCATTCTCTCCCCTCTGGCTTTTATTAAGGAGATGTCCGCCGCTATGGCGGCAAAGGACGGCAGTGATCTGGAATGGGTGAAATGCTATAAATCCATTCTGACAGCGCTTAAGCAGGGCGGCTCCTTTATCTATGCCCCCTCCCTGCCTTATATTGAAGATATTCTGCCTGAAGAACAGTTTGAGATAACACGCAGCGATATTCGGGAAAACCTCTCCAGGACAAAAATTACCAGGAAATAGCAAAAGAGATGATGCGGCGAAACGCCGTATCATCTCTTTTTTATCTTTACCGTTTGTTTTTTCCTCCTGCAGGCGCAGCAGCGGTCCTTTTAGCCAGTGTGTACTTTCGCACGTGCTTGTCGGTTCTCAGAACCATCACAATGGACAAAAGCAGTGTCAGCGCCAGTACCATACAGCACAGGGGCAGGTTGTAGGTGAAGTCCGATGAAAAAGCGCCAGGGGCGATTCTGTACTGGATAAACGCAAAACCGGCGGTGAGCGGGTAAATATTTCCCAGCCCATGGCCCGCTACCAGGCCGCCGCAGACTCCGTAAAAGAAGGCAAAGCCTACACCCGCGACAAAGCTGCCAGGCCTCTTACTGGTAAAAACAATAATGGGCAGCACCGCGATGTACACACACAGGTTCATCACGACCATCTGCGCTAGCGACTGCACCGCCAGCCCTGCGGTAAATCCCTCTAATCCGGATATTTGGGCAAACAGCACGGTTGCCAGGAAGCTGCCGATCCCGGAAATCGCCGCCAGCGCCGCGACAACAAGCAGCTTGGCGGTTAAGAGCCTGTTGAAGGGGACTGGTATGGTCAGGATATTTTTAAGGGTATCATCCGTCCATTCCCGGGCGATAATATAGCCTGCCAGCAAGGTGAAAACCAGCGGATTGACCGCGTCAAAATTTGTCCAGATAACATTGTCTGAAAAATCTGAAAAATTATAAACCCCGCTGGTATCCATGGAAACAGTAAACCAGGACAGCAGCGGGCCGCAGACCATGGCGGCCAGCGCCACCCAGACAATGGAATAACGCTTGAGCTTCAAAATTTCTGTTTTGATCAGTTTAAGCATCTTTCTTCCTCCTCCCATTTTTAATACCGATAAACGTAAAGACTGCCGCTACACTTAAAATCCATTTTTGCTTTTTCACAACACACCTCAGCTTTCCCGTTTTCTGTAAATATACAGAATGCCCAGAATGGACAAAACCCCGATCAGTCCGATAATCCCGGCCGTCATTGGCAGGGATACCGCTGTTTTTTTAACCGCTTCCGCGGCCGCATCACCCTGAATGGCCAGATTCTGCCACCGCCAGATGAGCGGAACTGGCAGAATAGTGAGCAACGGATTGGTAAGGTTGCCGCTTGTAAAGCTGGTGCTTGCCACACCAAAACCTCCAACCGAATAAACCAGAGAGAGGAGAATTGAAAAGATATAGCTTCTGTTAAAAAAAACAATGGCGATAACCACTGGCAGCGTCCCGGCAGTGAGCAGCACCCCTGTCGTAACACTGATCCACAGCTTATAGCCCACCCCGTTGATCCCGCCGCCGATCAGGCCGCCCACCATGGAGGAGGCCATAAGGGCGACAGAGTAAAAAACACCCAAAACGAACAATGTGACAATCTTGGCAACAATAATCTGATTGGTGGAAAGGGGGATGGTTCTCAGGTTTTTAAGCGTGTCGTTATCCCTTTCCATATAAAAGAGCATAGCTGCCACGATCCCGATAATACAGGGCATGGAGATGAAATTTCCAAAGCCCACAATCATGCCAAAGAGGCCGTCGTACATTTCGGTGGGCGGCATGACTGTGTCAGCGTTTTGCCCGATACCAGTTTTCAGGACAATGGCCGTGAGCGGAATGGGCATGATACAGGCTGCCAAAATGATAAAAAGCACAAACTTCTTGCGCTTCAGCTTTAAAAACTCACAGCGCACCAGCTTAAGCAATGCCAACACCCCCTGTTACCCTCTTGAAGTAATCCTCCAGGGTATCCTTGCAGATATGGGCGTCGTCGACCATCAGCTCATTTTCCACAAAGCATTTGGTCAGCACGCCGACCCTCAGGCTTGTATCAAAGAGCCGCAGCGTATGCCCGTCGTCAATGCTGAAATCATTGGTTTTAAAGACCTTTTCCAGAATCCGCGCCGCTTTGGCTGTATCGGACAAAACAAAGCGGATATACATCTGGTTTTTATCCCTGAGCACAGACATGCTCTCCTCCTCCAAAAGCACGCCATTGTCGATAATGCCAACGTCGTCGGCCAGCAGCTCAATTTCTGACAGAATATGGCTGGATACCAGAATGGTCTTGCCCTTTTTCGCGAAGGTTTTAAGCAATTCCCTGATTTCTGCAATACCGATGGGGTCCAGGCCGTTGATGGGTTCATCCAGAATCAAAAGCTCTGGGTCGTGCATCACTGCCAGTGCGATGGCCAGACGCTGCTTCATGCCCAGAGAGTACTTTGAAAAAAGCTTTTTATCCCGGTAGGGCAGTCCCACAAGCTCCAGAGATTCTCTGACTGCGTCTTTTCCCGGGAGCCCCCGAAGGGTAGCGAAAATGCTCAGATTTTCTGTACCTGTCAGATTGGGGTAAAAGCCTGGCGACTCGATCAGGTTTCCGATTCTGGGATACAGGGCTCTGCCATCCTTAAACGGGTCTTTTCCAAAGATACGAACTGCTCCCTGCGTTGGTTCAGTCAGGCCCAGCAGCATACGCATGGTGGTGGTTTTTCCCGCACCGTTACGGCCGAGCAAGCCGTAGATTTTCCCACTGCGCACATGCAGATCAAGGGATGAGACGCTGATCTGGTCGCCGTAGACCTTGGTCAGGTTTTTGGTGGCGATAACATATTTTTCTTTCATGTTCACATCCTCCTCTGAGGTGCCGGGCCAATCCGTGACTGCGGCGGTACCGGTACCTTCTGTATTGATGTTCCTATCATACCATCTGTGTCCTGCCGCAACCTTGCCGTAACCTTGCTTTAACCTTGTCTTTTAACAGACCTGTCTGAAGTCCAGAAAAAAGCAGGTTTCCTTCCCTGCTTCGCTCGTCACACTGACGCTGCCATTCTGCAGCCAGACAAGCTGCTCCACAATGGACAGGCCCAGGCCGCTGCCCTTTCCCATGCGGGCGGAGTCACATTTATAAAGACGGTCAAAAACATGCGCCAGATCCTTCTCGGGGATCCCCTTTCCGTTATCCTTTATCCAGATTCCCACCCGGTCCTGTTTCTCCTCTATGCCCACTGAGATTTCGGAAGCACCGCTGTGGCTGACAATGTTCTGTATCAGATTATTTAAAATACGTTCATAGGCTGCTGAGTCCAGCAGGGCGGTGATTCGTTTTTCAGGAATGCAAAAAACATAATTGAGGGCGTTCTGTTCAAAAACCGGGAGCCAGTCGCTCAGAATGGTCTGTGTCACTCCTGTCACGTCCACCTCGCTTATTTCGAGCACCCGTTCATTGGAATTCAGCTTAAACCATTCAAAAAGATCGTCCACATACGTTTGGAGGCTATGAGCTTTTTCACGGGCTGTTTCGATGTATTCTTCCAGCTCCTGGCCCTCAACCAGACGGCTGTGGACTGCGTCCAGATAGCCAATAAGTGTAGTAAGGGGTGTCCGCACATCGTGGGAGAGGCTGGTCATCATCTGCCGGTTCGCCTCATCACGTCCATTGAGCTCTGCGATTGTGTCGCGGTAACCCTCCATAATGTCGTTAATTTTGTAAAAAAGGGGCGCCATTATATTATCCGGCGCTGCCAGCACGCGGCGGTTCAGATTGCCCTTTCGGATATCCTCCAGTGCCTCATTGATATCCCCCACGCTTTTGCGGGCCTGATACAGACGCCCTGTCAGCAGCAGCGCAAGGACTGTGACCACAGCCAGAAGCACAGCCAGACCTGTTTCGAGTCCACTCATTTTACACCTCCGCGTTAAAACGGTAGCCCACACCCTTGATGGTCTGGATATAGGCCGGCCTTTTGACGTCCGGCTCAATGAGCCTTCGGATTTTGCTGATATGCGCCATGATGTTACTGTCGTCGTACAGGTATTCCTCCTGCCAGACCTCCTCGTAAATCTGCTTTTTGGTCAGGGCGCGCCCCTTGTTTTTCGCCAGGTAGTACAGAATATCGAACGCCTTGGCCTGGAGCGTAACCTCTGCACCACGGACGGTGACCTTCCGCTTGTCCGGGTCGATTTCGAGGCCCTTAAAGCTCAGCCGCTGGCCGCTTTGCTCCCCGTTTCCGTTAAGCACCGTATAACGCCTGACCAGCGAGTGCACCCTGGCGCTGAACTCATTGATATCAAAGGGCTTTGTCAAGTAGTCGTCAGCCCCTAACCGCAGTCCGTAGACTTTGTCGATATTCTCGCCGCGGGCTGTCAGCATCAGTACCGGCACCGTGCTGGTCTCACGTATTTTCTTAAGCACCTCAAAGCCGTCCATTCCGGGCATCATGACATCCAGCACCACAAGGACAGCACCGCTTTCCTTCAGCTTTTCAAGGCCTTCACGCCCGTTCCGGGCGCAGTCCGCCGCGAAGCCGTCACAGGTGACACATTTTTCAAGTAACGCGCACAGCTCAGGATCATCGTCAATAATTATCACTCGATTCTGCATTTTCTTCCCCTTTGTCCATAATTGTCTTTTCATTCTAACACCTTCTTCTGAAAAAAAGAACAAAAAATAAAAAAAGGGCCTGAAGCTTCAGGCCACTGCTATTCATTATTCGATGGCGTCCTCTAAAGCAACGCTCTTTTTCCGCATGCGCCGCATTTCCCCTACCACCATGACCATGGCAACCGCGAAAGCCGCGAAATCGGCGATCGGCCCGGCGTACATAATGCCGTTGATGCCAAAGGCCATTGGCAGCAGCAAAATCAAGGGCAGCAGGAAAATGATCTGCCGTGTCATTGAAATAAAAATTCCCTTGGCCGGCTTACCGATGGCTGTAAAGAAGTTCCCGGTAACGGGCTGGACGCTGTTGACCAGTGTGCCGAACATAAAAATCCGGAAATAGCGCTCCGCAAATTCAAAATATGCCTCGCTGCCCGTGCCAAAGAGGCTGATGATCTGTCTTGGGAATATCTGAAAGCATAAAAAGGACACCACTGAAATTACCGATGCGCTGAGGATGGCCAGCTTATAGGTCTCCCGGACACGGTTGTACTGCTTTGCCCCATAGTTAAAGCCGATAATGGGCTGGCTGCCCTGCGCAATCCCAATGACGATGGATAAAAAGATCATGCCCACCTTGATGATAATGCCCGCGCAGGCCAGCGGGATTTCGCTTCCGTAGGGCGATCGGGCTCCGTAATAGGTCAGCACATTATTCATGGTAATCTGGACCGCCAGCATGGCCAGCTGGTTAAAGCAGGCGGAGGCGCCCAGGGCGGAAATCTCCTTCAAATTTGTCAGCCTGAGCCTGAAATCGGACCGGTGAAGCCGGATATTTTTAAAGCGCGTTGTGTACCAGAGCGCGCAGGCGCAGGAAATAATCTGTGAAAAGGTAGTGGCGATGGCGGCCCCGGCAATACCCATGCCAAACCCGAACATCAGCAGCGGGTCCAGAATGGTGTTGAGCACCGCTCCAGCTACCATAAACCCCATAGAATAGCGTGGGCTGCCGTCGGCCCGGATAATGTTGCTGGTCCCGTTGGCAAAAATCAAAAATGGGATGCCCACAGCGGTGATACGGGTATAGGTCATGGCATAGCCCAGAACGTCCTGTGTGGCTCCGAAAGCCAGCATCAGCGGCTGTAGAAACACCTCCACCACTACCGCGATGATCACGCCTGTGACAGCTAGAAAGCCCATGGCGTTGCCGACCACCTCCGAAGCCCCCTCGCGCCGGCCCGCACCCAGCTCCAGGCTGTACTTGGCCGCGCAGCCTGTGCCAAAGAGCAGCGCTGTCGCGACACACACGGTGGATAAGGGAAAGGCCACGTTAGTTGCCGCGTTGCCAAGCACGCCGACCCCCTGTCCGATAAAAATCTGATCGACAATATTGTAAAGCGCGCTGACCAGCATGGCGATAATGCATGGCACGGCGTACTTTCTGAGCAGGCTTCCGACTTTTTCATACCCCAATGGGTTGTTTTGCGTATCCTTTGCCGCTGTGTCCAACTGAATCCCCTCTTTTCTTTACTTCGCAGCTGCAATTTATTCTTTGCTTTCGCAATTATTTTATCTGATCGAGGGGGCTTTGTCAATATATGAAAGGGAGATGATGCGGCGTAACGCCGCATCATCTCAGAAAAGACAGCTGCTCACCGTGGTATTTTCCTTTGTAGGCTTCGACAATCTCCTGCATTTTACAGCGCAGGCCGGCCTTTGCGCAGGCTTCTTTAAAAACCGCGTACAGCGCGCGGGCCTCCGGCGCTCCACAGCCGTATGCGTTGCCGTACTGCCGCATGTATTTTTGACGGAGTCCTGGAAAATGCCGGTCCAGCTGGCTAAAATAGTAGTCCCTCTGAATATCCCTCAGGGTCACGCCAAAGCTGGGATAGATAAACCGCGCGCCGCTGGCAGCTCCCTGCTCCACAATCGAGCGGATATTCTCCACGCTGTCCCCGATGAAGGGCAGAACCGGCATCAGCAGAATACCAGTGTAGATACCCGCGTCCGAGAGGGCCTTAACCACCTCGAACCGCTCGCTGCTTGACGGGGCGCCAGGCTCGACAATACGGCTCAGCGCGTCGTCTGCCGCAGTGATTGTCACCTTGCAGATCACCGGGGAATGCACCTGAATGCGGGACAGCAGCCCGATGTCGCGCGTGATCAGGCTTCCCTTGGTCGCGATGGCCACCCCAAAGCCGTAATGGTCGATAAGCTTAAGGGCCTCCTGTGTCAGGTATTCGCCTTTTTCAAAGGGGTTGTAAGGGTCGCTCATGGCCCCGGTGCCCACCACGCCCTTCTGCTTTTTACTTTTGAGGTCCCGGGCGATGAGCCTCAGGGCATCCTGTTTTTTCTTCACCGTGTCGAATTCGGTATTCTGGTAGCATGCGCTTCGGCTGTCGCAGTAGATGCAGCCATGACAGCACCCTCTGTAAATATTCATGCTGTACTCTGTTCCGAACCAGGCGGTGCTCTTATTCCTGGTGACCAGTGTCTTAGCCGGTATTGTCTTCATTACGGTCTCCTTTTTTCTGCTTTTATTATATCAGAGATAACCTGACAAGTGGTGTCATATTTTGAAAACAGCGCTGCTTCTTGCATTTTATGGCTTTTCTGGTTATACTGAACTGCGTACAAGGAGGTACCTATGACTGATAAACCATCAAGAATACTCATCGTCGAGGATGACCGCGCTCTGAACCAGGGGCTTGTGCTGTCCTTAAAAAACGATTCCTATATGATGCTGCCGGTTTTTTCCCTTATGGAGGCCAGAGCGCAGCTTTTGAATCATACCTTTGACCTGATCGTCCTGGATGTGAACCTGCCTGACGGCAGCGGGCTGGAGCTGTGCCGGGAGATACGCCGCCACTCCGCGGTTCCCATTATTTTTCTGACTGCCAACGATATGGAGATGGACGAGGTGGTCGGTCTGGAAAGCGGCGGAGACGACTATATTACAAAGCCCTTTAGCCTGGCGGTTCTGCGGGCCCGTATCGCCGCGCTGCTGCGCCGCAGCCAGAACGCCGGCCTGGACTGTGTGAAAATTGACGCCTTTACCTTTGATTTTGACCAAATGGTCTTTTTGAAAGACGACGCTGAGATCACCCTGAGCAAAACAGAACAAAAGCTGCTGAGGCTGCTCATAAGCAACCGCGGCGCCACTGTGCCCAGGGAGCTTCTGCTGGAAAAGGTCTGGGGTGACAGTATGGACTTTGTGGACGAAAACGCCCTTTCCGTCACCATACGCCGCCTCCGGGGCAAACTTGAAGACAACGCCTCAAAGCCCGTGTATATTCAGACGGTTTATGGTCTCGGCTACACCTGGGCGGTGAAGTGAAATGAACGCCGCCGCACTCTGTCTCTCCATAACCGCGAGTCTGCTCGGCTTGTTTTTTATCATTTGCCAGCTGCGCCTGAAGCGGACGCTTACCCGCCTCGAGCAAATGCTGGACCAGGCCCTCGAGGGCACCTTTGAAGAAAATACCTTTGATGAAAGCCGCCTTTCGGCCCTTGAGACCAAGCTCCATCATTTCCTGTGCGCCTGCCACGCGCGCAGCAGCCGTACCGCCTCTGAGCGGGATCATATCCAGACTCTGATCGGCGATATCTCCCACCAGACCAAAACGCCCATTGCCAACCTGAGGCTTTACGCAGACCTGCTGGAGGAGCAGACCGACCTTTCGGAGGCCTCCCGTCCGCTGGCAGCGGAAATCACCCGGCAGAGCGCGAAGCTTGATTTTCTGATCCAGTCGCTGATCAAGGCCTCAAGGCTTGAAAACGGCATTGTCCAGGTTTCACCCCAGACCGCAGAAATTGGTAGGCTGGTGGAAAGCGCCGCGTGCGGGCTTTTTCAGAAGGGCCAGAACCGCTCTGTCGCTCTCACCCTGGAAATTCCACAGGGCCTGACCGCCTGTTTTGATCCTAAATGGACGGCCGAGGCTCTTTATAATATTCTGGACAACGCGCTCAAATACACCCCGGCGGGCGGCAAGGTCCGGGTCAGTGCCCAGGCCTACGAGTTATTCTGCCGGATTGATGTCTCCGATACCGGCCTTGGCATTTCGGAGGAGGAAATCCCCAAAATTTTCAGCCGCTTTTACCGCAGCGCCGCTGTCAGCCAGGAGGAGGGCGTCGGCATTGGGCTCTACCTGACCCGGGAGATCATTGCCCTGCAGGGCGGCTATATCCGGGTTTTCTCGGAACCGGGCAAGGGCTCCTGTTTCTCTGTTTTTCTGCCCCGCAGCTTCAACGCTGAAAACCGTGTCTGACCTTTTTAAATGAAATCTGTCATAACTGTAAGATTCTGGAAAGAAGCTGGAAAGAAGTTTTTGTTATAGTTTGTTTATGGCATTCTTACCAAATACAAACACGATTACGGAGGTCATCATGATCATTTTACAGACAAAACATCTGAAGAAATACTACGGTACAGGAGAAACCACAGTTAAGGCCCTTGACGGCGTATCCCTTGAGATCGAGGAGGGCTCCTTCTCGGCCATTGTGGGAACCTCGGGCAGTGGAAAGTCCACCCTTTTACATATGCTCGGCGGCCTGGACCGCCCCAGCTCCGGTGCTGTCATGGTGGACGGCAAAAACATCTTTGACTTAAAGGACGACGCCCTGACCATTTTCAGACGCCGCAAAATCGGATTTGTGTTCCAGAATTACAACCTGGTTCCGGTTCTCAACGTTTATGAAAACATCGTGCTGCCCATCGAGCTGGACGGCAATACTGTTGATAAAAAATACGTAAACAAAATCATTGAGATTCTCGGGCTTAAAAGTAAGCTGTACAGCCTGCCCAGCCAGCTGTCCGGCGGGCAGCAGCAGCGCGTGGCCATCGCCCGGGCGCTCGCCTCAAAGCCGGCCATTATCCTGGCCGACGAACCCACCGGTAATCTGGATTCCAAAACTAGTCTGGACGTTCTGGGGCTTTTAAAAATCACCAGCGAGCACTTCCATCAAACCATTGTCATGATTACGCACAACGAGGAAATTGCCCAGATGTCGGACCGGA
This portion of the Eubacterium sp. 1001713B170207_170306_E7 genome encodes:
- a CDS encoding response regulator transcription factor, giving the protein MTDKPSRILIVEDDRALNQGLVLSLKNDSYMMLPVFSLMEARAQLLNHTFDLIVLDVNLPDGSGLELCREIRRHSAVPIIFLTANDMEMDEVVGLESGGDDYITKPFSLAVLRARIAALLRRSQNAGLDCVKIDAFTFDFDQMVFLKDDAEITLSKTEQKLLRLLISNRGATVPRELLLEKVWGDSMDFVDENALSVTIRRLRGKLEDNASKPVYIQTVYGLGYTWAVK
- a CDS encoding HAMP domain-containing sensor histidine kinase, which codes for MNAAALCLSITASLLGLFFIICQLRLKRTLTRLEQMLDQALEGTFEENTFDESRLSALETKLHHFLCACHARSSRTASERDHIQTLIGDISHQTKTPIANLRLYADLLEEQTDLSEASRPLAAEITRQSAKLDFLIQSLIKASRLENGIVQVSPQTAEIGRLVESAACGLFQKGQNRSVALTLEIPQGLTACFDPKWTAEALYNILDNALKYTPAGGKVRVSAQAYELFCRIDVSDTGLGISEEEIPKIFSRFYRSAAVSQEEGVGIGLYLTREIIALQGGYIRVFSEPGKGSCFSVFLPRSFNAENRV
- a CDS encoding ABC transporter ATP-binding protein, with the protein product MIILQTKHLKKYYGTGETTVKALDGVSLEIEEGSFSAIVGTSGSGKSTLLHMLGGLDRPSSGAVMVDGKNIFDLKDDALTIFRRRKIGFVFQNYNLVPVLNVYENIVLPIELDGNTVDKKYVNKIIEILGLKSKLYSLPSQLSGGQQQRVAIARALASKPAIILADEPTGNLDSKTSLDVLGLLKITSEHFHQTIVMITHNEEIAQMSDRIIHIEDGQITGGGRHA